In Zunongwangia profunda SM-A87, the following proteins share a genomic window:
- a CDS encoding carboxypeptidase-like regulatory domain-containing protein: MKARTTTLLSFCFSVWLLTFLMVSPVTAKSLPAENIGDPYQSFKGRVINSVTEKPIQSAHINVKGTTISTISNVDGEFSLKLPADMEDALISISALGYQTKELQLDYFKRENVIITMQESVQELAEVNIYTKGDATDLVRKMMHNRDENYVSDEALMTAFYRETIKKGNRNISLSEAVTELHKQPYLSNKDDDIAILKARKSTDYKRLDTVALKLRGGPFNTLYIDVMKYPQFLFDMDKLNLYSFKYAEPTKIGERSLYVVDFQEIEREKPWYYGKLFIDSKSYTLVKAVYSLNTDNRQVASRMFTSKKPNGVKVYPDNVQYQVDYRENNGKWFYGYGKADLEFVVNWKHKIFNSRYKIHSEMAITEWEVANIIVPHHEEFIKPAIVMVDDIDGFADVDFWGSNNIIEPDKSIQNAIEKIQKKIAD; the protein is encoded by the coding sequence ATGAAAGCAAGAACAACTACTCTACTAAGTTTTTGTTTTTCTGTTTGGTTACTGACTTTCCTAATGGTGAGTCCGGTTACGGCGAAAAGCCTTCCAGCAGAAAATATTGGAGATCCTTACCAGTCTTTTAAAGGCCGGGTAATAAACTCGGTGACCGAAAAGCCAATCCAATCGGCACATATAAATGTAAAAGGAACAACGATTTCTACCATATCGAATGTAGATGGTGAATTTTCTTTAAAACTACCGGCAGATATGGAAGATGCGTTGATAAGTATATCAGCACTTGGTTATCAAACCAAAGAACTTCAGCTGGATTATTTTAAAAGGGAAAATGTAATTATTACGATGCAGGAAAGCGTACAGGAACTAGCCGAAGTAAATATTTATACCAAAGGTGACGCAACAGATCTGGTAAGAAAAATGATGCATAATCGTGATGAAAATTATGTGAGCGATGAAGCTTTAATGACTGCTTTTTATCGGGAAACCATAAAAAAAGGAAACCGTAACATTTCTTTATCTGAAGCGGTGACCGAGCTTCACAAGCAACCCTATCTTTCTAATAAAGACGACGATATTGCAATTTTAAAAGCCAGAAAGAGCACCGATTATAAGCGTCTTGATACAGTTGCCTTAAAATTAAGGGGCGGACCTTTTAATACCCTGTATATCGATGTGATGAAATATCCTCAATTTTTATTTGATATGGATAAATTAAACCTGTATAGCTTTAAATATGCTGAGCCTACAAAAATTGGCGAGCGATCATTGTATGTAGTCGATTTTCAAGAAATAGAACGTGAGAAACCCTGGTATTATGGCAAATTATTTATCGACAGCAAAAGTTACACGTTGGTTAAAGCTGTTTATAGTTTAAATACAGATAACCGCCAGGTGGCCAGTAGAATGTTTACCAGTAAAAAACCTAATGGGGTAAAAGTATATCCCGATAATGTACAATATCAAGTAGACTATCGAGAAAACAATGGAAAATGGTTTTATGGCTACGGAAAAGCAGACCTCGAGTTTGTGGTAAACTGGAAGCATAAGATCTTTAATTCCCGTTACAAAATACATAGCGAAATGGCAATTACTGAATGGGAAGTTGCCAATATTATTGTACCTCATCATGAAGAATTTATAAAACCTGCTATCGTTATGGTAGACGATATTGATGGCTTTGCTGATGTCGACTTTTGGGGAAGCAATAATATTATTGAACCAGACAAAAGTATTCAAAACGCTATTGAAAAAATTCAGAAAAAAATAGCAGATTAA
- the trhA gene encoding PAQR family membrane homeostasis protein TrhA, which produces MRDRDRIKYYTKSEERLNVISHAIGLFLSVIGLILLIVKAGQLSLMALKVSYWIFGSSIILLYAASTLYHSVRERKLRYRLNILDHASIYILIAGTYTPFSLVTLQGSVGWIIFGVVWALAIIGVILKLFFTGRFETLSTIMYVAMGWIIVFAVKPLIDNLSQDGLIWLFTGGISYTIGAVIFSIDRLKYNHAIFHVFVLFGTFCHFLAIYYYVIPNE; this is translated from the coding sequence ATGAGAGATCGCGATAGGATAAAATATTATACCAAATCTGAAGAACGTCTTAATGTGATCTCACATGCAATAGGCTTATTCTTAAGTGTAATTGGCTTAATACTACTAATTGTCAAAGCGGGTCAGTTAAGCCTTATGGCGCTAAAAGTAAGTTACTGGATTTTTGGTAGCAGTATTATCCTTCTTTATGCAGCCTCTACACTTTATCATAGCGTAAGGGAGCGTAAATTGCGGTACCGATTAAATATTCTGGATCATGCCTCAATTTATATTCTTATCGCTGGTACGTATACTCCGTTTTCTCTGGTTACCTTACAGGGAAGCGTAGGCTGGATAATATTCGGTGTTGTTTGGGCTTTAGCGATTATAGGTGTGATTTTAAAATTGTTTTTTACCGGCAGGTTTGAAACCTTAAGTACTATCATGTACGTGGCAATGGGATGGATTATTGTTTTTGCAGTAAAACCATTGATTGATAATTTATCTCAAGACGGCTTAATATGGCTTTTTACCGGCGGAATTTCTTATACCATAGGAGCGGTTATTTTTAGTATTGACAGGCTAAAATACAACCATGCCATTTTTCATGTATTTGTATTATTTGGTACTTTTTGCCATTTTCTGGCCATCTATTATTATGTAATCCCCAATGAATAA
- a CDS encoding CHRD domain-containing protein, with translation MKKFGVLLFAFLGLVSCSDDDDANVDPPFEGQSKSYDLTEVGESGVSGTATFDENEDGSVTITLDLDGTSEGVMHPAHIHFNSAAEGGEIALSLEPVDGDTGISETTVEMLDDKETEISFEDLMDFDGYINVHASADDLETLVAQTDIGGNALTGESVSYDLAEVDVEGVSGTATFYERENGETLVELDLEGTTEGNSHPAHIHMGSVEDAPGDIAITLTSVDGASGMSFTNVAMTDGTDDEEGTAVSYEDLIAYDGYINVHASADNLATLAAQGNIGANATEE, from the coding sequence ATGAAGAAATTTGGTGTTTTATTGTTTGCCTTTTTAGGCCTTGTATCATGTAGCGACGATGATGATGCAAATGTAGATCCGCCTTTTGAGGGGCAATCAAAATCTTATGATCTAACAGAAGTAGGAGAATCTGGGGTATCTGGAACTGCAACTTTTGATGAAAACGAAGATGGATCTGTTACCATCACTTTAGATCTTGATGGAACTAGCGAAGGAGTTATGCATCCTGCGCATATTCATTTTAACTCGGCCGCAGAGGGTGGAGAAATCGCTTTAAGTTTAGAGCCAGTAGATGGCGATACCGGTATAAGCGAAACTACTGTTGAAATGTTAGATGATAAAGAGACTGAAATTAGTTTTGAAGATTTAATGGATTTTGACGGATACATTAACGTGCATGCTAGCGCAGATGATTTAGAAACACTTGTTGCACAAACCGATATCGGTGGAAATGCATTAACCGGTGAGTCAGTATCTTATGATCTTGCTGAAGTTGATGTAGAAGGTGTAAGTGGTACTGCTACTTTTTACGAAAGAGAAAATGGAGAAACGCTGGTAGAATTAGACTTAGAAGGTACTACTGAAGGTAATTCTCATCCAGCACATATTCACATGGGATCTGTTGAGGATGCCCCTGGGGATATTGCCATTACCTTAACATCTGTGGATGGAGCAAGTGGAATGAGCTTCACCAACGTGGCTATGACAGACGGTACTGATGATGAAGAAGGAACAGCCGTTTCTTACGAAGATTTAATTGCGTACGATGGTTACATTAATGTTCATGCCAGCGCCGATAATCTTGCGACTCTTGCAGCACAAGGCAATATTGGAGCAAATGCTACTGAAGAATAG
- a CDS encoding putative quinol monooxygenase yields the protein MKKPLIKTLVCIGLLIGSHHFINAQEQESFQKLVKLPVREAAYDSYLALMRINIEQSRKEDGNISFTLFGKDGDYTVYLLERFKNKAAWEEHKKSVYARSTDAISPAATMHLSEETILKEIPEIPAADTEIVIPEENTKNIITWFTVQPTATTAFIEAMSKAIPKARETEENLGYNIYQNAEDPNKFIVIERWRNPEVYQNYLQSEYSKKLNQDVEGLLTKEAKLKREVLKNISE from the coding sequence ATGAAAAAACCACTTATCAAAACTTTAGTATGTATAGGGTTACTTATTGGTTCTCATCATTTTATAAACGCACAGGAACAGGAAAGTTTTCAGAAACTGGTAAAATTACCTGTAAGGGAAGCTGCTTACGATAGTTATTTAGCTTTAATGCGTATTAATATTGAACAATCCAGAAAAGAAGATGGCAATATCTCTTTTACATTATTTGGTAAAGATGGTGATTATACGGTATACCTTCTCGAACGTTTTAAAAATAAAGCGGCCTGGGAAGAGCATAAAAAAAGCGTATATGCCAGGTCTACAGATGCCATTTCGCCTGCAGCAACCATGCATTTATCAGAAGAAACCATACTTAAGGAAATTCCTGAAATTCCTGCTGCGGATACTGAAATCGTTATTCCTGAGGAAAACACGAAAAATATTATAACCTGGTTTACAGTACAACCTACTGCCACAACCGCATTTATTGAAGCCATGAGCAAAGCCATCCCAAAAGCACGAGAGACGGAAGAAAATTTAGGATACAATATTTATCAGAATGCTGAAGATCCCAATAAATTTATCGTAATTGAACGATGGAGAAATCCTGAAGTTTATCAAAACTATTTACAAAGTGAGTATAGTAAAAAACTCAATCAAGACGTAGAAGGCTTACTTACCAAAGAGGCTAAATTAAAAAGGGAGGTTTTAAAAAATATTTCAGAATAA